The following proteins are encoded in a genomic region of Triticum dicoccoides isolate Atlit2015 ecotype Zavitan chromosome 1B, WEW_v2.0, whole genome shotgun sequence:
- the LOC119349664 gene encoding fatty acid amide hydrolase-like: MGLFGSSAKVYRPAPEVDLGPGSAELYISPNVKAPRVAGMLVKIFVWVLEMPVVGWVLLHILKKDNLINKLVSEAEIPEPPLFTSTHRWEDTPEQNVSLTKPGLSPAERVREAVDCLPARLESTLAADAPPSSSLKRWTIMDFSRAYSSGETTPVQVAKRFLAAVKESSGPTMNMAFFISCNPEDVLKQAEESTLRYQTGTPLSVMDGVLVAVKDEIDCLPYPTTGGTRWLGKARPCEADAACVAQLRACGAVLAGKTNMHELGAGTSGINPHHGSARNPYNVGKVAGGSSSGSAAVVCAGLCPVALGVDGGGSVRMPAALCGVVGFKPTAGRLSNAGVLPLNWTVGMAGILAGTVEDAVVAYSAIVDQSQPSYLRPELNLPMLTSTPSISNVRLAKYGKWFNDSSEDIRTCCDKALQTLHAQYGWETLDVTVPEIEEMRLAHYVTIGSECTASLAKYLDKLKRSEIGWDVRVALAVYGSFSSRAYLNSQRLRNRQMFFHKEIFKTADVIVSPMTGVTAYTLQDDALSSGELDYINGAALIRYSIAGNFLGLPAITVMVGQDKGGLPIGLQFIGRPWSEATLLHIAFAMQEACSKNHRKPVVFYDLLKKD; the protein is encoded by the exons ATGGGCCTCTTCGGCTCCTCGGCCAAGGTCTACCGGCCGGCGCCGGAGGTCGACCTCGGCCCCGGCAGCGCCGAGCTCTACATCAGCCCCAATGTCAAAG CTCCGCGGGTCGCCGGCATGCTGGTGAAGATCTTCGTGTGGGTCCTTGAGATGCCGGTGGTGGGCTGGGTCCTGCTCCACATCCTCAAGAAAGACAATCTCATCAACAAG CTTGTCTCCGAAGCCGAGATCCCTGAGCCGCCACTGTTCACCTCGACCCACCGCTGGGAAG ACACCCCGGAGCAGAACGTCAGCCTGACCAAGCCCGGCCTGTCGCCCGCGGAGCGCGTCCGGGAGGCCGTCGACTGCCTCCCCGCGCGCCTCGAGTCGACGCTCGCCGCCGATGCGCCGCCGTCGTCCAGCCTGAAACGCTGGACGATCATGGACTTCTCAAGGGCCTACAGCTCGGGAGAGACCACGCCTGTCCAG GTGGCCAAGAGGTTCCTGGCCGCAGTGAAGGAGTCCTCAGGCCCTACCATGAACATGGCCTTCTTCATCAGCTGCAACCCTGAGGACGTCTTGAAGCAGGCCGAAGAATCCACCCTCAGATACCAGACAG GGACACCGCTGTCAGTGATGGACGGCGTGCTGGTGGCGGTGAAAGACGAGATCGACTGCCTGCCCTACCCCACCACAG GCGGGACGCGGTGGCTGGGGAAGGCGCGGCCGTGCGAGGCGGACGCGGCGTGCGTGGCGCAGCTGCGCGCGTGCGGCGCCGTCCTCGCcggcaagaccaacatgcacgagcTCGGCGCCGGCACCAGCGGCATCAACCCGCACCACGG ATCGGCGAGGAACCCGTACAACGTCGGCAAGGTGGCCGGGGGCTCCTCCAGCGGCTCCGCCGCCGTGGTCTGCGCTGGCCTCTGCCCCGTCGCGCTCGGCGTCGACGGAGGAGGCTCTGTCCGGATGCCGGCAGCTCTGTGCGGCGTGGTCGGCTTCAAGCCCACCGCCGGACGCCTCTCCAACGCCGG AGTTCTTCCACTGAATTGGACGGTCGGGATGGCGGGGATCTTGGCAGGGACAGTGGAGGACGCCGTCGTAGC TTACTCGGCCATTGTTGATCAGTCCCAACCATCTTACTTGCGG cctgagctGAATCTGCCTATGCTGACGTCGACACCCTCGATTAGCAATGTCAGGCTAGCAAAATATGGAAAG TGGTTTAACGACAGTTCCGAGGACATCAGAACCTGCTGTGACAAAGCTCTTCAGACACTGCACGCACAATACGGCTGGGAG ACTCTGGATGTGACGGTCCCTGAGATTGAGGAAATGCGGCTCGCGCACTACGTGACGATCGGATCAGAATGCACTGCTTCGCTTGCAAAGTATCTCGACAAACT GAAGAGGTCCGAGATCGGGTGGGACGTGAGAGTCGCGCTGGCTGTCTACGGGTCATTCAGCAGCAGAGCTTACCTCAACTCACAACGACTCCG GAACCGTCAGATGTTCTTTCACAAAGAGATCTTCAAGACAGCAGATGTCATCGTCTCGCCGATGACTGG TGTGACTGCCTACACACTACAAGATGACGCGCTAAGCAGTGGTGAACTCGACTACATAAACGGAG CCGCGTTGATTCGGTACTCGATAGCAGGGAACTTCCTTGGTTTGCCGGCGATAACAGTCATG GTTGGGCAAGATAAGGGCGGGCTGCCCATAGGTCTTCAGTTCATCGGCAGGCCGTGGTCCGAGGCGACTCTGCTCCACATCGCATTCGCAATGCAG GAAGCCTGCAGCAAGAACCACAGGAAACCTGTGGTGTTCTATGATCTCCTCAAGAAAGACTGA
- the LOC119349663 gene encoding pentatricopeptide repeat-containing protein At1g15510, chloroplastic-like has protein sequence MPPPPTATSRPNPPLLLLAPPRSPPAARHLAPRSRRLSSSSTTRVAVSPSPPPPSSTAASDTSAALRALCVHGQLPQALWLLESSPEPPDEDAYVALFHLCEWRRAADAGMRACEHADAAHPTFGLRLGNTMLSMLVRFGESWHAWGVFAKMPQRDVFSWNIMVGGYGKAGFLEEALDLYHRMLWAGVRPDVYTFPCVLRTCGGVPDLRMGREVHAHVLRFGFGVELDVLNALVTMYAKCGDVGAARKVFDGMALTDCISWNAMIAGHFENHEREAGLELFLNMLENEVQPNLMTITSVTVASGLLSDLEFAKEMHALAVKRGFATDVAYCNSLIQMYTSLGRMAEACTIFSRMETRDAMSWTAMISGYEKNGFPDKALEMYALMEVNNVSPDDVTVASALAACASLGRVDVGIKLHEIATSRGFIRYIVVANALLEMYAKSKHIDKAIEVFKYMPEKDVISWSSMIAGFCFNHKCFEALFCFRHMLADVKPNSVTFIAALAACAATGSLRYGKEIHAHVLRRGLASEGYVPNALLDLYVKCGHTGYAWAQFSAHGEKDVVSWNIMLAGFVAHGHGDIALSFFNEMLETGEHPDEVTFVALLCGCSRAGMVSQGWELFHRMTEEYSIVPNLKHYACMVDLLSRVGRLTQAYDFINRMPITPDAAVWGALLNGCRIHRHTELGELAAKFVLELEPNDAGYHVLLSDLYADAGKWAEVARVRKTMREKGLEQDYGCSWVEVKGDIHAFLTGDESHPQIKEINAVLHSIYERMKASGFDPIESYSLEDKEVSKDDVLCGHSERLAVAFGLINTTPGTSIFVTKNQYTCQSCHGILSMISKIVRREIIVRDTKEFHHFRDGSCSCGGSG, from the coding sequence ATGCCTCCTCCGCCCACGGCCACGTCGCGACCgaaccctcccctcctcctcctcgccccgccCCGCTCCCCGCCCGCCGCGCGCCACCTCGCCCCGCGGAGCAGGCGCCtcagctcctcctccaccacccgcGTGGCcgtctcgccgtcgccgccgccgccttcgtcgacGGCGGCCTCCGACACGAGCGCGGCGCTGCGGGCGCTCTGCGTGCACGGCCAGCTGCCGCAGGCGCTCTGGCTGCTCGAGTCCTCCCCGGAGCCGCCCGACGAGGACGCCTACGTGGCGCTCTTCCACCTCTGCGAGTGGCGCCGGGCCGCGGACGCCGGGATGCGCGCCTGCGAGCACGCCGACGCCGCGCACCCCACCTTCGGCCTCCGCCTCGGCAACACAATGCTCAGCATGCTCGTCCGCTTCGGCGAGTCGTGGCACGCCTGGGGCGTGTTCGCCAAAATGCCCCAGCGGGACGTCTTCTCCTGGAACATCATGGTGGGCGGCTACGGCAAGGCCGGGTTCCTGGAGGAGGCGCTCGACCTGTACCACCGGATGCTCTGGGCCGGGGTCAGGCCCGACGTCTACACCTTCCCCTGCGTGCTGCGCACCTGCGGGGGCGTCCCCGACTTGAGGATGGGGAGGGAGGTGCACGCCCATGTCCTGAGGTTTGGGTTCGGGGTCGAGCTCGACGTGCTCAATGCTCTCGTGACCATGTATGCCAAGTGCGGGGACGTCGGGGCTGCACGGAAGGTGTTTGACGGTATGGCCTTGACGGACTGCATTTCTTGGAACGCCATGATTGCTGGGCATTTCGAGAATCATGAGCGGGAGGCGGGGCTGGAGTTATTTCTGAACATGCTGGAGAATGAGGTGCAGCCGAATCTCATGACGATAACCAGCGTGACTGTTGCGTCCGGATTGCTGTCTGACCTTGAATTTGCAAAGGAAATGCATGCGTTAGCAGTAAAAAGAGGTTTTGCCACTGATGTTGCGTACTGCAACTCTTTGATTCAGATGTATACTAGTCTTGGGAGGATGGCGGAAGCATGCACGATATTCTCAAGAATGGAGACCAGAGATGCCATGTCATGGACAGCCATGATATCAGGGTATGAGAAAAACGGCttcccagacaaagctcttgaaATGTATGCACTGATGGAAGTAAATAATGTTAGTCCTGATGATGTCACTGTAGCAAGCGCTCTTGCTGCTTGTGCTTCCTTGGGGCGAGTAGATGTTGGAATCAAGCTGCATGAGATTGCTACGAGCAGGGGATTCATCAGGTACATTGTAGTTGCAAATGCACTCCTTGAAATGTATGCAAAGTCCAAGCACATTGATAAAGCGATCGAAGTTTTTAAGTACATGCCTGAAAAGGATGTAATATCATGGAGTTCAATGATCGCGGGCTTTTGCTTTAACCATAAGTGCTTTGAGGCTCTGTTCTGTTTCCGGCATATGCTGGCAGATGTAAAACCCAATTCTGTTACTTTCATCGCTGCTCTTGCTGCTTGTGCTGCTACTGGATCTTTGAGGTATGGTAAAGAGATTCATGCACATGTTTTAAGGCGAGGTCTGGCATCTGAAGGTTATGTACCCAATGCTCTTCTGGACTTGTATGTGAAATGTGGCCATACAGGCTATGCTTGGGCACAGTTCAGTGCGCATGGTGAAAAGGATGTTGTATCTTGGAATATCATGCTTGCTGGTTTTGTTGCTCATGGACATGGAGATATTGCTTTATCATTCTTCAACGAGATGCTAGAAACTGGAGAGCATCCGGATGAAGTTACATTCGTTGCTCTATTGTGTGGTTGCAGTAGGGCTGGAATGGTTAGTCAAGGTTGGGAACTTTTTCACCGCATGACTGAGGAATACTCAATTGTTCCAAATCTCAAGCACTATGCATGCATGGTGGATTTACTGAGCCGTGTTGGGAGATTAACACAAGCTTACGACTTCATAAATAGAATGCCTATCACACCAGATGCTGCTGTATGGGGAGCCTTGTTGAACGGATGTCGGATACACCGGCATACTGAACTTGGGGAGCTTGCTGCCAAATTTGTCCTTGAGTTGGAACCTAATGATGCTGGATATCATGTTCTTTTGTCTGATTTATATGCTGATGCTGGCAAATGGGCTGAAGTGGCTAGAGTGAGAAAAACCATGCGAGAGAAGGGATTGGAGCAAGACTATGGGTGTAGCTGGGTTGAGGTTAAAGGAGATATTCATGCATTTCTTACAGGTGATGAATCGCACCCGCAGATCAAAGAAATAAATGCTGTTCTACATAGCATATATGAGAGGATGAAAGCATCTGGTTTTGATCCTATTGAATCTTATTCTTTAGAAGATAAAGAAGTATCCAAGGATGACGTTTTATGTGGCCACAGTGAAAGACTAGCTGTCGCTTTTGGTCTCATCAATACCACACCTGGCACCTCTATTTTTGTCACAAAGAACCAGTACACTTGCCAGAGCTGTCACGGTATATTGAGTATGATTTCTAAGATAGTTCGCAGAGAGATAATTGTCAGGGACACCAAGGAATTCCACCATTTTAGGGACGGAAGTTGTTCATGCGGAGGTTCAGGCTAA